The genomic window GGTCAAAGTAGACCCGGCCCACCAGCGTCGCCCGCCGGTCCGCGAAGACCGCGTCGGCCAACTTGACGACGGCCAGCGCCTGGGCCTCGGCGATCACGTAGGTGTCGTGCTCCTGGGCGCGCACCCGCGCGCGGTTCTCCAGCTCTCCGCCGGCACCCGCCAGCACGCGCATGCGGTAGGTCACCTTCATCGCGGCACCGGGATCGAGCTGCAGGCCGGTCCACACGAGACGACCGTCGCTTACCGTCGGATCCGCCGGGTCGGCGCTGCCGTCGACGTAGCTCAGGTGGGCGTCGGGAACGTCGATCAGATCAAAGACGACGCTGACGTCGCTGGGGTTGTTCACCCAGAGCGTATAGGTGAGCACGTCGCCGATCCGTGCCGTTTCCGGTGCCACCGTCTTGCGAAGCAGCAACTGAACGTCGGGGCGAGGGGTGATCTGCGTGGTCACGCCGTCTTCGTTGTCGTCCGGGTTGGGATCGTCGACGTCGCTGGACACGCTTGCTCGGTTTTCCAAGGCGCCGCTGTAGTGCGGATCCACCTGCCCACGCAGCTGCAGGGTTACGGTCGCGCCGCTGGTGATGGTTCCCAGGTTGACGCTCCCTGGCCAGGACGACCAGGTCGCGCCCCCATCGAGGCTGTACTCCGGATCGAGGAAAGCCACGGGCACTTCATCGGTCACGGTAGCGTTCGTGGCCGCTCCCGGCCCCGCGTTACGCACCACCAGGGTGTAGGTCAGGATCTGCCCCGCCTGCCCGGTGGCGTCGGCCTGCTTGTCGATCGAAAGGTCGGCGCTCGGTACGACGGTCACGTTCACGGTGGCCGTGGTGCAGTCGCCGTCGGCGTCGCAGATCCGGTAGGTGAAGCTGTCGGGACCGCTGTAGTTGGCGTCGGGGG from Oceanithermus desulfurans includes these protein-coding regions:
- a CDS encoding Ig-like domain-containing protein yields the protein PDANYSGPDSFTYRICDADGDCTTATVNVTVVPSADLSIDKQADATGQAGQILTYTLVVRNAGPGAATNATVTDEVPVAFLDPEYSLDGGATWSSWPGSVNLGTITSGATVTLQLRGQVDPHYSGALENRASVSSDVDDPNPDDNEDGVTTQITPRPDVQLLLRKTVAPETARIGDVLTYTLWVNNPSDVSVVFDLIDVPDAHLSYVDGSADPADPTVSDGRLVWTGLQLDPGAAMKVTYRMRVLAGAGGELENRARVRAQEHDTYVIAEAQALAVVKLADAVFADRRATLVGRVYFDLNRDGVFDPGHDRPLPGARVLLSNGRQVLTDANGNYAFREVPAGVWMVVLDEASAPFEPLPHPEATTGGYVHRVHAWGLTVSDFPLAAPAGVVDAVRATVLRYGPLTLTKTLIPLDEGRYRVVLHLTSERAVKGVVVVDPLPGGGARRFTFDEPVTELTRTYELEGRAVLTDPELYWRGQ